The Desulfobotulus mexicanus genome has a segment encoding these proteins:
- a CDS encoding MarR family winged helix-turn-helix transcriptional regulator, whose translation MPSYQNFIVFLLAKANQKAQGVLKRYLKPYGLTPVQGLVLEALYNESTLTAGEIGKRLLLDNATVSGVLERLSEAGWIHKTGDTEDRRVIRVSLSQMAMDHQKMLHTDREKVSQEILAPFSHEERIILKRLLRDLYLENDR comes from the coding sequence ATGCCAAGCTATCAAAATTTCATTGTCTTTCTTCTGGCTAAAGCCAACCAGAAGGCACAGGGCGTTCTTAAACGCTATCTTAAACCCTATGGACTCACCCCTGTTCAGGGACTGGTCCTTGAGGCCCTTTACAATGAATCAACCCTGACCGCAGGAGAAATCGGCAAACGTCTTCTTCTGGATAATGCAACAGTTTCAGGCGTGCTGGAACGACTTTCCGAGGCTGGCTGGATTCATAAAACCGGTGACACGGAAGACCGCCGTGTCATACGCGTATCCCTTAGTCAAATGGCCATGGATCATCAGAAAATGCTCCATACGGACAGAGAAAAGGTATCCCAGGAAATTCTGGCTCCCTTTTCCCATGAGGAGCGCATCATCCTCAAGCGCCTTCTGAGGGATCTTTATCTGGAAAACGACCGCTGA
- a CDS encoding YkgJ family cysteine cluster protein: MAKKNISLPLAHHIKRLSFPESENKHTWLPMLLDAYHIADQGVNAAIRREEKKGRKLACAKGCAACCITHRSIPVYPIELVGITWYVTEKLEEPMRSDLAACLEKHTPGDPCVFLVKGICAIHPMRPLACRHFNVFTTPCAEGEDAFFTRKKDVLIPIREYMDEAFFHMLPFYGVTKAGDRRKILKKGLQHDAAKELQGLRWAELARKVASYDRSKV; this comes from the coding sequence ATGGCAAAAAAAAATATCTCCCTGCCCCTTGCCCATCACATTAAGCGTCTTTCTTTTCCTGAATCAGAAAATAAACACACCTGGCTACCCATGCTTCTGGATGCCTATCATATTGCAGATCAGGGCGTTAATGCGGCCATTCGAAGGGAAGAAAAAAAAGGAAGAAAACTTGCCTGTGCCAAGGGATGTGCAGCCTGCTGTATAACCCACAGATCCATTCCCGTATATCCCATTGAACTGGTGGGAATAACCTGGTATGTAACTGAAAAACTTGAAGAACCCATGCGAAGCGATCTTGCCGCATGCCTTGAGAAGCACACCCCGGGTGACCCTTGTGTTTTTCTTGTGAAAGGTATCTGTGCCATTCATCCCATGCGGCCCCTTGCATGTCGGCATTTCAATGTTTTTACAACTCCCTGTGCCGAAGGAGAGGATGCCTTTTTTACAAGAAAAAAAGACGTTCTTATCCCCATCCGGGAATATATGGATGAGGCCTTTTTCCATATGCTGCCTTTTTATGGTGTCACCAAGGCCGGAGACCGGAGAAAAATACTGAAAAAAGGTCTCCAGCATGATGCAGCCAAAGAGCTTCAGGGGCTGAGATGGGCAGAGCTTGCACGTAAAGTGGCTTCCTACGACAGATCAAAAGTCTGA
- the recJ gene encoding single-stranded-DNA-specific exonuclease RecJ: MMQNIPPYPQKNRTDSRPPLLWHLRQAPEEACNRIVHATGCLPATAAVMAARGLTRITALRNFLHPSVKNLPHPDTITDLTKASARIVLAILNREPIMIFGDYDADGVTSTALVYGFLLRATPEVRFHLPHREKEGYGLKSSHIPDFARSGIRLIITVDCGISSHDAVLEAGKNGMDVIITDHHRPGDNLPSASAVVNPQRLDCKSGLRELAGVGVAFYLVMAIRKKLREAGFWKEDFPEPPLLQETDLVAIGTVADLVPLSGINRILVHAGINAIRKNPRPGIQALCRVAGISCENLDSEAIAFRLAPRINAAGRMAHPEIAAHLLCAGSVEEAMPLAMELDRLNGTRQDEENRILLPIENSLKENNALSQQPALILHSEDWSPGVIGIVASRLVRRHHRPAILIATRGESGQASGRSIPGIDLYKSLSHCRSLLEQFGGHTMAAGFRIQAKNILPFQKEFWSLMTSHRDIIGQPPAFIADALITLDDLSHELLEEIQALGPFGMENPAPLFVARHLEVMGSTIMGSDGKHRRLLLRQATCIKVRRVTAVVFGAGKEAFFPHHLDTILFRIRKGWGKNEAVQIQIEAWC, translated from the coding sequence ATGATGCAAAATATTCCCCCATATCCACAAAAAAACAGAACCGACAGCCGCCCCCCCCTGCTCTGGCACCTCAGACAGGCTCCGGAAGAAGCCTGTAATCGTATTGTCCATGCCACAGGCTGCCTGCCTGCGACAGCAGCAGTAATGGCGGCAAGAGGCCTTACCCGCATCACGGCCTTAAGGAATTTTCTCCACCCTTCCGTAAAAAACCTGCCCCATCCTGATACCATTACCGACCTTACCAAAGCTTCAGCAAGGATAGTCCTGGCCATTTTGAACCGGGAACCCATCATGATTTTCGGAGATTACGATGCCGATGGTGTCACATCCACAGCGCTGGTCTATGGATTTCTTCTGAGGGCCACACCCGAAGTACGGTTTCATCTGCCCCACAGGGAAAAGGAAGGCTACGGCCTGAAAAGCTCCCATATTCCGGATTTTGCCCGCTCAGGCATCCGCCTGATCATTACAGTGGACTGCGGCATATCCAGCCATGATGCAGTCCTTGAGGCTGGAAAAAACGGAATGGATGTGATCATTACGGATCATCACAGACCAGGGGATAATCTGCCTTCTGCCTCTGCCGTTGTAAACCCCCAGCGCCTTGACTGCAAATCCGGCCTCAGGGAGCTGGCCGGTGTGGGGGTGGCCTTTTACCTTGTTATGGCCATCCGGAAAAAACTGAGGGAAGCCGGTTTCTGGAAAGAAGACTTTCCTGAACCTCCCCTGCTTCAGGAAACGGATCTGGTGGCCATCGGAACTGTTGCGGATCTTGTCCCGCTATCGGGCATCAACCGCATTCTGGTTCATGCAGGAATAAATGCCATACGTAAAAATCCAAGGCCCGGTATTCAGGCCCTGTGCCGGGTTGCAGGTATCTCTTGTGAGAATCTGGACAGCGAGGCCATTGCCTTCCGTCTGGCTCCAAGAATCAATGCCGCAGGCCGCATGGCCCATCCGGAAATTGCCGCCCACCTGCTCTGTGCTGGCTCTGTGGAAGAAGCCATGCCACTGGCCATGGAACTGGACAGGCTCAACGGAACCCGTCAGGATGAAGAAAACCGTATTCTTCTGCCCATAGAAAACAGCCTTAAAGAAAATAACGCTCTTTCCCAACAGCCGGCCCTGATTCTCCATAGTGAGGACTGGTCTCCCGGAGTCATCGGTATTGTGGCCTCAAGGCTTGTTCGGCGTCACCACAGACCCGCTATACTCATCGCTACCCGTGGGGAAAGTGGTCAGGCTTCCGGCCGCAGCATTCCTGGCATTGATCTTTATAAAAGCTTAAGCCATTGCCGTTCTCTGCTGGAACAGTTCGGAGGACACACCATGGCAGCGGGGTTCAGGATTCAGGCAAAAAATATCCTCCCGTTTCAGAAAGAATTCTGGTCTCTGATGACCAGCCACAGGGATATTATCGGTCAGCCCCCAGCCTTCATTGCCGATGCCCTGATCACCCTGGATGATCTTTCTCATGAACTGCTGGAAGAAATACAGGCCTTAGGTCCCTTTGGCATGGAAAATCCGGCTCCACTCTTTGTGGCCCGCCATCTGGAAGTCATGGGAAGCACAATCATGGGAAGCGATGGAAAGCACCGTCGGCTTCTTCTCCGGCAGGCCACATGTATAAAAGTCCGCAGGGTTACTGCGGTGGTCTTTGGTGCAGGCAAAGAAGCCTTTTTCCCCCATCATCTGGACACCATCCTTTTCCGTATCCGAAAAGGCTGGGGAAAAAATGAAGCCGTCCAGATACAAATTGAGGCCTGGTGCTGA
- a CDS encoding KamA family radical SAM protein, whose amino-acid sequence MKTSSTRPRYRPYTPDNFHTLPQLDKISPKRIEDMKLTFRALPFRVSNYVVEELIDWDRIPEDPVFQLTFPQPEMIPRLDFCRLRSFVRSGNESAASDIVRRIHRDMNPHPAGQMDLNVPLMGNEVLTGMQHKYGETVLFFPTQGQTCHSYCTYCFRWPQFVGLDTAFRFACSDETLLPRYIAEHPEVTDVLFTGGDPLVMHAKLLRKYLSPLLEKKPGNLNSIRFGTKSLAYWPYRFTEDKDADDIIRLFEEIIEAGYHLSVMAHFSHDRELSTPAVERAMARIRSTGAQIRCQAPLIRHVNDDPGVWSAMWKRQVALGAVPYYMFMERDTGPRGYFNVPLVEAHRIFTEAYRNVSGLCRTVRGPSMSAGPGKILMDGVAEVGGEQVMILKFIQARNPDWVNRIFFAAHDPKAHWIDDLKPAFGKQQFFYEAEYIRIQEEIRRRREGFAAA is encoded by the coding sequence ATGAAAACATCCAGCACCAGACCCCGCTATCGTCCATATACACCGGACAATTTTCACACCCTTCCCCAGCTCGATAAAATTTCCCCGAAACGTATTGAAGATATGAAGCTTACCTTCCGGGCTCTGCCCTTTAGGGTGAGCAATTATGTGGTTGAAGAGCTCATTGACTGGGATCGTATTCCGGAAGATCCTGTTTTTCAGCTGACTTTTCCCCAGCCTGAAATGATTCCCCGTCTGGATTTTTGCCGTCTGCGAAGTTTTGTCCGTTCAGGTAATGAATCCGCAGCCTCGGATATTGTCCGCAGGATTCATCGGGATATGAATCCCCACCCCGCCGGTCAGATGGATCTGAATGTGCCACTTATGGGGAATGAAGTGTTGACGGGAATGCAGCATAAATATGGTGAAACTGTTCTGTTTTTTCCAACCCAGGGACAGACCTGCCACAGTTACTGTACCTATTGCTTCCGTTGGCCCCAGTTTGTGGGGCTGGACACGGCTTTTCGTTTTGCCTGCAGCGATGAAACCCTTCTTCCCCGGTATATCGCTGAACACCCTGAAGTAACGGATGTGCTGTTTACCGGGGGGGACCCCTTGGTCATGCATGCAAAGCTTTTGAGAAAATATCTGTCGCCGCTTCTGGAGAAAAAACCGGGGAATCTGAACAGCATACGCTTTGGCACTAAAAGCCTTGCTTACTGGCCTTACCGTTTCACCGAAGATAAGGATGCAGATGATATTATACGTCTTTTTGAAGAAATCATTGAGGCTGGATATCATCTTTCCGTCATGGCCCACTTTAGTCATGACAGGGAGCTTTCCACACCTGCTGTGGAAAGGGCCATGGCCAGAATCCGTTCCACCGGCGCCCAGATTCGGTGTCAGGCTCCCCTGATCAGGCATGTCAACGATGATCCCGGTGTATGGTCTGCCATGTGGAAGCGTCAGGTGGCTCTGGGGGCTGTGCCCTATTATATGTTTATGGAGCGGGATACCGGGCCGAGGGGATACTTCAATGTGCCCCTTGTGGAAGCCCACAGGATTTTCACGGAAGCTTACCGGAATGTGTCGGGTCTCTGCCGCACGGTCCGGGGACCTTCCATGTCGGCGGGCCCGGGGAAAATTCTGATGGATGGAGTGGCTGAAGTGGGCGGAGAGCAGGTAATGATTTTAAAATTCATACAGGCCCGTAATCCGGACTGGGTGAATAGGATTTTCTTTGCCGCCCATGATCCCAAGGCCCACTGGATAGATGATCTGAAACCGGCCTTTGGAAAACAGCAGTTTTTCTATGAGGCAGAATATATCCGGATACAGGAGGAAATCAGACGAAGGCGGGAAGGTTTTGCTGCTGCCTGA
- a CDS encoding Tex family protein, translating into MKIIQKSIAEIIGIRINQVFVIEELLAEGATIPFMARYRKEKTGGLDEVQISHICEALETHKKLETRKESILNSLKEQNIEDKKLINAIQQAETMAGLEDLYLPFRPKRRTRASMAKEKGLEPLALSIWSQPEGLNPMEEAARYISKDVADAETALSGARDIIAEIINEDAAIRAKLRVLFSKKAIIRSTVIKGKEKEGTTFRDYFDHEEVAARAGGHRILAMFRGEREGFLRLTLRPDGDEAITLILPEVIRKNNKASGEVRKAAEDAWKRLLCPSLETELRQNLKEKSDTEAIDVFATNLEALLMAPPLGARPVLAVDPGFRTGCKVTVLDASGNLVKDTLIHPHDREDEAGNIIKGLLAAFPVSAIAIGNGTAGRETEKFFRDLKLAIPVIMVNEAGASIYSASEIAREEFPDKDLTVRGSVSIGRRLMDPLSELVKIDAKAIGVGQYQHDVDQNLLRQRLDAVVSSCVNRVGVSLNTASAPLLSYVAGLGPKLAKAVVQYRAENGPFADRKSLLKVPRLGLKTFEQAAGFLRVPESSNPLDASAVHPERYGLVMRMAKDLGSGIGDLMRSGDLRSKIHLENYISEDVGLFTLQDILNELEKPGRDPRQGFSVFSFGDVHSMEDLQKDMKLPGIVTNVTNFGCFVDLGVHQDGLVHISQMADRFVKDPHEVMKVGQKVSVRVMDVDILRKRISLSMKTESSSQDR; encoded by the coding sequence ATGAAAATCATTCAAAAAAGCATTGCAGAAATCATCGGCATCCGAATAAATCAGGTTTTTGTCATAGAAGAACTGCTTGCCGAAGGGGCAACGATTCCCTTTATGGCACGCTACAGAAAAGAAAAAACCGGGGGGCTGGACGAAGTACAGATCAGCCATATCTGTGAAGCTCTGGAAACCCATAAAAAACTTGAAACCCGCAAGGAAAGTATTCTTAATTCCCTTAAGGAACAGAATATTGAAGATAAAAAACTCATCAATGCCATACAGCAGGCAGAAACCATGGCAGGCCTTGAGGATCTTTATCTTCCCTTCCGTCCCAAACGCCGGACCCGCGCATCCATGGCAAAGGAAAAAGGGCTGGAACCACTGGCACTTAGCATCTGGTCTCAGCCGGAGGGACTGAACCCTATGGAAGAAGCTGCCCGATATATTAGCAAAGATGTTGCGGACGCTGAAACTGCCCTTTCAGGAGCAAGGGATATTATTGCTGAAATTATCAATGAAGATGCTGCCATCCGTGCAAAGCTGAGGGTGCTTTTCTCTAAAAAAGCCATAATCAGAAGTACGGTGATCAAAGGAAAGGAAAAGGAAGGCACTACCTTCAGGGATTATTTTGACCATGAAGAAGTGGCAGCACGGGCCGGAGGCCACCGGATTCTTGCCATGTTCCGGGGTGAACGGGAAGGATTTCTCCGCCTCACCCTCAGGCCCGATGGTGATGAAGCCATAACCCTGATACTTCCTGAAGTCATCCGCAAAAACAATAAGGCCTCAGGTGAAGTGAGAAAGGCCGCCGAAGATGCCTGGAAACGTCTCCTCTGTCCCAGCCTTGAAACTGAATTGCGGCAAAACCTCAAGGAAAAGTCCGATACTGAAGCCATAGATGTTTTTGCCACCAATCTGGAAGCCCTGCTCATGGCCCCTCCCTTAGGCGCCAGACCCGTTTTGGCAGTAGATCCAGGATTCCGGACCGGCTGCAAAGTAACTGTGCTGGATGCCAGCGGAAACCTTGTAAAAGATACCCTCATCCACCCCCATGACAGGGAAGACGAAGCCGGAAATATCATTAAAGGATTGCTGGCTGCCTTCCCGGTTTCCGCCATTGCCATTGGAAACGGCACAGCTGGCCGTGAGACGGAAAAATTCTTCCGGGATCTTAAGCTTGCCATTCCCGTCATCATGGTTAACGAAGCAGGGGCTTCCATTTATTCGGCTTCGGAAATTGCAAGGGAAGAGTTCCCGGATAAGGATCTTACGGTCAGGGGAAGCGTATCCATAGGCCGCAGGCTCATGGATCCCCTTTCCGAACTTGTAAAAATTGATGCCAAAGCCATTGGTGTGGGCCAGTACCAGCATGATGTAGATCAGAATCTTCTGCGCCAGCGCCTCGACGCCGTGGTATCTTCCTGCGTGAACCGTGTGGGCGTAAGCCTTAATACTGCCAGTGCCCCACTGCTTTCCTATGTGGCAGGCCTCGGCCCGAAGCTGGCAAAGGCCGTGGTGCAGTACAGGGCGGAAAACGGACCCTTTGCGGACAGAAAATCCCTTTTAAAAGTTCCGCGCTTGGGCCTAAAAACCTTTGAGCAGGCTGCGGGTTTTCTGCGGGTTCCCGAGAGCAGCAATCCTCTGGATGCCAGTGCTGTGCATCCGGAACGCTACGGCCTTGTTATGCGGATGGCAAAAGATCTCGGGTCGGGTATCGGTGATCTTATGCGCTCTGGAGACCTGCGTTCAAAAATCCATCTGGAAAACTATATTTCTGAGGATGTGGGACTTTTCACCCTTCAGGATATTCTTAACGAACTGGAAAAACCGGGCCGGGATCCAAGACAGGGTTTTTCTGTTTTCTCCTTTGGGGATGTCCACTCCATGGAGGATCTGCAAAAAGACATGAAGCTTCCGGGAATTGTTACCAATGTCACCAATTTCGGATGTTTTGTAGATCTAGGAGTGCATCAGGACGGTCTTGTACACATAAGCCAGATGGCAGATCGCTTCGTCAAAGATCCCCACGAAGTTATGAAGGTCGGTCAGAAGGTGTCGGTGAGGGTTATGGATGTGGATATCCTTAGAAAAAGAATTTCACTTTCCATGAAGACTGAATCCAGCAGTCAGGACAGGTGA
- a CDS encoding FAD-dependent oxidoreductase: protein MTTGLYDVLIIGGGISGSSLLYELARYTDLKNIALVEKYSDLSQVNSAASNNSQTLHCGDIETNYSLEKAIKVNKAAHMLIHYAKAQKNINSLMAKYPKMVLGVGPDECALLRKRFEIFSPHFPDMRLWEADDIARIEPALVKDRKEEIVAIGVENQYTAVDYYTMAHSFVDNAKKEAGKNVEVRLSEEVLSIQKKDNIFKVKTSRGILEAKFIVVSAGGHSLLFAQNMGYGHEFSCLPVGGSYYFIPEYLNGKVYTVQNDKLPFAAIHGDPDFTAKGMTRIGPTALLLPMLERYNPKTIFDFFKVLRLDIAVIKVMLSLYSVKDIRNYILKNFLFEIPYINRRLFLKDVKKIIPSVRLEDLTFAKGFGGLRPQLIDKKNKELLLGEAKIDTGEGITFNMTPSPGGTVCLDNAHKDLKIIVNYLGCSFDEKRFNQELLNQD from the coding sequence ATGACAACAGGATTATATGATGTTCTGATCATCGGAGGAGGCATATCCGGAAGCTCTCTGCTCTATGAGCTGGCAAGGTATACGGATCTGAAAAATATTGCCCTGGTTGAAAAATACAGTGACCTTTCCCAGGTCAACTCCGCAGCAAGCAACAACTCCCAGACACTGCACTGCGGAGACATAGAGACCAACTATTCCCTGGAAAAGGCCATCAAGGTCAACAAAGCGGCCCACATGCTGATCCATTATGCCAAGGCCCAGAAAAACATTAATAGTCTGATGGCAAAATATCCGAAAATGGTTCTGGGCGTTGGGCCTGATGAATGCGCCCTGCTCAGAAAAAGATTTGAAATTTTCAGCCCACACTTTCCGGACATGCGTCTTTGGGAAGCCGATGACATTGCCCGCATTGAACCAGCCCTTGTAAAGGACAGAAAAGAAGAAATTGTTGCCATTGGCGTTGAAAATCAGTACACGGCTGTGGATTACTATACCATGGCCCACTCTTTTGTGGACAATGCTAAAAAAGAGGCAGGGAAAAATGTGGAGGTACGCCTAAGTGAAGAGGTCCTCTCCATTCAGAAAAAAGACAATATTTTCAAGGTTAAAACCAGCCGTGGTATTCTGGAGGCAAAATTTATAGTGGTTTCTGCGGGCGGCCACTCCCTTCTTTTTGCCCAGAACATGGGATATGGGCACGAATTCAGCTGCCTGCCCGTGGGAGGCTCCTACTACTTCATTCCTGAATATCTTAACGGAAAAGTCTATACGGTTCAAAATGACAAACTTCCCTTTGCCGCCATCCACGGTGATCCTGATTTCACAGCAAAGGGCATGACCCGCATCGGGCCCACGGCTTTGCTTCTTCCCATGCTGGAGCGCTACAACCCCAAAACAATCTTTGATTTTTTTAAAGTTTTGCGCCTTGACATTGCCGTTATCAAAGTCATGCTGAGCCTTTACAGTGTCAAAGATATTCGTAACTACATCCTTAAAAACTTTTTGTTTGAAATCCCCTATATCAACAGGCGGCTTTTTCTAAAAGACGTGAAAAAAATCATCCCGTCGGTAAGACTTGAAGATCTTACCTTTGCAAAGGGATTCGGAGGTCTCAGGCCCCAGCTCATTGACAAAAAAAACAAGGAACTGCTGCTGGGTGAAGCAAAAATTGATACGGGCGAAGGTATCACCTTCAACATGACACCTTCTCCAGGAGGGACGGTCTGCCTTGATAATGCCCACAAGGATTTGAAAATTATAGTGAATTATCTGGGGTGTTCCTTTGATGAAAAACGATTCAATCAGGAACTTCTGAATCAGGACTGA
- a CDS encoding sulfite exporter TauE/SafE family protein produces the protein MEIFFPVSELSLNPFFPIVIGFVLAFFCSMGGISGAFLLLPVQMSFLGFTSPSVSATNQLYNIVAIPSGVWRFYKEGRLIPPLVKAVVIGTLPGVFIGAIIRVYYMPDPDLFKLFVGCVLLYIGIRMLRDLLAKKQASTGGGAQGSGRVEVLPSGFFEVRFIFREKEYHVGAAGIMALSGIVGIIGGIYGIGGGAIIAPFFVSVFGLPVYTVAGAALMGTFITSVAGVIFYQILALMNPEQAISPDWLLGILFGIGGFIGMYLGARTQKFVPERWIKWGLCLVIAWTAGNYILGYFF, from the coding sequence ATGGAAATCTTTTTTCCCGTATCAGAACTCAGCCTCAATCCCTTCTTTCCCATAGTAATCGGCTTCGTGCTGGCTTTTTTCTGCTCCATGGGTGGCATATCCGGAGCTTTTCTGCTTCTCCCCGTTCAGATGAGTTTTTTAGGCTTTACCAGCCCTTCCGTAAGTGCCACCAATCAGCTCTATAACATTGTGGCCATCCCCAGCGGTGTATGGCGGTTCTATAAAGAAGGCCGCCTGATTCCGCCCCTGGTCAAAGCTGTCGTCATCGGCACCCTGCCCGGTGTGTTCATAGGTGCCATCATCCGGGTTTATTACATGCCGGATCCTGATCTCTTCAAACTTTTTGTCGGCTGTGTCCTTCTCTATATAGGCATACGGATGCTCCGGGACCTTCTTGCTAAAAAACAGGCCTCAACGGGTGGTGGCGCACAGGGCAGCGGACGAGTGGAAGTGCTGCCCTCCGGTTTTTTTGAGGTCCGCTTCATATTCCGGGAAAAGGAATACCATGTGGGTGCTGCAGGCATAATGGCCTTAAGCGGTATTGTAGGAATCATAGGCGGAATTTACGGCATCGGCGGCGGGGCCATCATTGCACCCTTCTTTGTTTCTGTTTTTGGACTGCCCGTATATACGGTGGCAGGGGCAGCCCTCATGGGTACTTTCATAACCAGTGTTGCCGGTGTTATCTTTTACCAGATCCTTGCCCTGATGAACCCTGAACAGGCCATATCTCCGGACTGGCTTCTCGGTATTCTCTTTGGCATAGGCGGCTTCATCGGCATGTACCTTGGAGCCAGAACCCAGAAATTTGTTCCCGAGCGCTGGATCAAATGGGGGCTTTGCCTTGTTATAGCATGGACAGCAGGGAATTATATTCTGGGCTATTTCTTCTGA
- a CDS encoding GTPase/DUF3482 domain-containing protein, with protein MKPDSLQLEFAVVGHPNEGKSSVVATLVEDDTIRISPWPGETRESRAYPVRSGDTVRLLFTDTPGFQSPKRTLLWIQEHEKQHTGKELAQAFLTMHGNDPDFEDECQIFSALSRGAGILYVVDAARPVRKSDLAEMEILRLVGLARMAIINPKGTAEALEDWKTALRKTFNAVHVFNALTAGFKERMRLLSALRSMDPDVEPVLQPVIRELEQDWENRIGRSACQISDLLYSVSSFSLKEEAADAGKVEDLSRRLVLQWQESIRRQEEICWDSLRDTFRHRFFAPSPDILALVETDLLSKEAFHMFGLSRVQLAALSGGAGAAVAAGVDLALGGAALGLVTAAGGLAGATWSYLGTRSGDARRIAGIRVSGFEVCIGPVRDARIPWMVLDRCLLLFHTLVTRPHATRDEEKRPVERSLLQILSSEERKKLAAFFQDAGKNKVKEEQRREMDESLASLLTRLSSGPDQKK; from the coding sequence ATGAAGCCTGATTCCCTGCAGCTGGAATTTGCCGTGGTGGGCCATCCCAACGAAGGAAAGTCATCGGTTGTGGCCACCCTTGTGGAAGATGACACCATACGCATCAGTCCATGGCCGGGGGAAACCCGTGAAAGCCGCGCCTACCCTGTGCGTTCCGGAGATACGGTCCGGCTTCTGTTTACGGATACTCCGGGTTTTCAGTCGCCTAAGCGAACCCTTCTCTGGATTCAGGAGCATGAAAAACAACATACGGGAAAGGAACTGGCCCAAGCCTTTCTTACCATGCATGGTAATGATCCTGATTTTGAGGATGAATGTCAGATTTTTTCAGCCCTTTCCAGGGGTGCCGGCATTCTCTATGTGGTGGATGCCGCCCGGCCAGTGCGTAAAAGCGATCTTGCGGAAATGGAGATCCTGCGGCTTGTGGGGCTTGCCCGCATGGCCATTATCAATCCCAAGGGAACTGCCGAGGCTCTGGAAGACTGGAAGACAGCCCTGCGTAAAACCTTTAATGCCGTCCATGTATTCAATGCCCTGACCGCCGGATTCAAGGAACGAATGCGGCTGCTTTCCGCCCTGCGTTCCATGGACCCGGATGTGGAGCCGGTACTGCAACCTGTGATCCGTGAGCTGGAGCAGGACTGGGAAAACAGGATTGGCCGGTCCGCCTGCCAGATTTCGGATCTCCTTTATTCCGTATCATCTTTTTCCCTTAAGGAGGAGGCTGCGGATGCAGGGAAGGTGGAAGACCTTTCCCGCAGGCTGGTTCTTCAGTGGCAGGAGTCCATTCGCAGACAGGAAGAGATATGCTGGGACAGCCTGAGGGATACCTTCCGCCACCGTTTTTTTGCCCCGTCTCCGGATATTCTGGCTCTGGTGGAAACGGATCTCCTTTCTAAGGAGGCCTTCCATATGTTCGGGCTTTCCAGGGTGCAGCTTGCGGCCCTAAGCGGTGGTGCCGGAGCCGCCGTGGCGGCAGGTGTGGATCTTGCCCTGGGCGGTGCTGCCCTGGGGCTGGTGACAGCCGCAGGAGGGCTGGCCGGTGCCACCTGGAGTTACCTTGGTACCCGCAGCGGTGATGCCCGCCGCATTGCGGGTATACGGGTCAGCGGCTTTGAAGTCTGCATAGGTCCTGTGCGGGATGCAAGGATTCCATGGATGGTTCTGGATCGCTGCCTTCTTCTTTTCCATACCCTTGTAACGAGGCCCCATGCCACCCGGGATGAGGAAAAAAGACCGGTGGAAAGGAGCCTTTTGCAGATTCTTAGCAGTGAGGAAAGAAAAAAACTGGCTGCCTTTTTTCAGGATGCCGGGAAAAATAAAGTTAAGGAAGAACAGCGCAGGGAAATGGATGAAAGCCTTGCTTCCCTGCTGACCCGTTTGTCTTCGGGACCTGATCAGAAGAAATAG